Proteins encoded in a region of the Populus nigra chromosome 3, ddPopNigr1.1, whole genome shotgun sequence genome:
- the LOC133688242 gene encoding F-box/LRR-repeat protein 15, with protein sequence MKIWCFSCFIFGKEEEEDNKAMREGISENEGKTEGNLGNNEEEEDTEAMTSRDIRRERYGRESMRWIEEMIRAMQRARSGFGGGGSSGTTDWGEVGPGFEEEGQFVAPPLALRRSAFCTSWLGRGENSGSSSAVAEAAGSGNGGCDRDSHNKRAKVYSYSNDCHYAAVMASDAGNSTSSADRHLGLSQSSSIPSNNEIFYHDFMWNNNSDDNPFDSNGARDDGDDSGTSKSEDLEVRMDLTDDLLHMVFSFLDPINLCRAAMVCRQWRAASAHEDFWRCLNFENRNISVEQFEDMSQRYPNATEVNIYGAPAIHLLVMKALFSLRNLETLTVGKGQLGDPFFGALGDCIMLKSLNVNDATLGSGIQEIPINHDRLCHLQLTKCRVMRISVRCPQLETLSLKRSNMAQAVLNCPLLHLLDIGSCHKLTDAAIRSAAISCPQLESLDMSNCSCVSDETLREIALTCANLHILNASYCPNISLESVRMPMLTVLKLHSCEGITSASMSAIAYSYMLEVLELDNCSLLTSVSLDLPRLQNIRLVHCRKFADLNLQSIMLSSIMLSNCPALHRINITSNLLQKLALQKQENLTTLALQCQYLQEVDLTDCESLTNSICEVFSDGGGCPMLKSLVLDNCEALTAVRFHSTSLVSLSLVGCRAITALDLACPSLELVCLDGCDHLEEASFCPVALRSLNLGICPKLKILSIEAPCMVSLELKGCGVLSEASINCPLLTALDASFCSQLKDDCLSATTASCPLIGSLILMSCPSVGSDGLLSLQRLPHLSVLDLSYTFLMNLQPVFDSCLQLKVLKLQACKYLTDTSLEPLYKDGALPALQELDLSYGTLCQSAIEELLACCRHLTHLSLNGCVNMHDLNWGCSGGQLSELPGKFSSSALFSHENILVPPEQPNRLLQNLNCVGCPNIRKVVIPPVALCLHLSSLNLSLSANLKEVDVVCFNLCFLNLSNCCSLEILKLECPRLTSLFLQSCNIEEEAVEAAISQCGMLETLDVRFCPKICSISMGRLRAACPSLKRIFSSLSPS encoded by the exons ATGAAGATTTGGTGTTTCTCGTGCTTCATTTTcggtaaagaagaagaagaagataacaaAGCCATGAGAGAGGGCATTTCAGAAAATGAAGGCAAGACCGAGGGCAATCTTGGAAATAACGAGGAGGAGGAAGATACTGAGGCGATGACATCGAGAGATATCCGCCGTGAGCGTTATGGCCGGGAGTCGATGAGGTGGATTGAGGAAATGATTAGGGCGATGCAACGTGCTCGTAGTGGTTTTGGTGGCGGAGGCAGCAGCGGTACGACTGATTGGGGAGAGGTGGGGCCGGGTTTCGAGGAGGAAGGTCAATTTGTGGCTCCTCCTCTTGCTCTGAGGAGGTCTGCGTTTTGTACCTCGTGGCTGGGACGGGGAGAAAATAGTGGTAGTAGTTCTGCAGTGGCAGAGGCTGCCGGGAGTGGTAATGGGGGGTGCGATCGTGATTCACATAATAAAAGGGCTAAAGTTTACTCCTATTCTAA TGACTGTCACTATGCTGCGGTAATGGCTTCAGATGCTGGCAATTCTACTTCATCAGCGGATAGACACCTTGGTTTAAGTCAGAGCTCTTCAATTCCATCCAATAATGAGATTTTTTATCATGACTTCATGTGGAATAACAACAGCGATGATAATCCCTTTGATTCTAATGGTGCAagagatgatggtgatgatagtGGCACTTCCAAGTCAGAAGACTTAGAAGTTAGGATGGATCTTACAGATGACTTGTTGCATATG GTTTTCTCGTTCTTGGACCCCATTAATCTATGTCGGGCTGCGATGGTTTGTAGGCAGTGGCGAGCAGCTAGTGCTCATGAAGACTTCTGGAGGTGTTTGAATTTTGAGAATCGAAACATATCTGTAGAACAAT TTGAGGACATGTCTCAGCGATACCCAAATGCCACTGAAGTGAATATTTATGGTGCTCCTGCTATTCACTTGCTTGTTATGAAAGCACTCTTTTCTTTAAG aaaTCTTGAGACTTTAACCGTAGGAAAAGGACAGCTAGGGGATCCTTTTTTTGGTGCCTTGGGAGATTGTATCATGTTGAAGAGTTTGAATGTCAATGATGCTACTCTGGGTAGTGGTATCCAGGAGATACCAATAAACCATGATAGATTGTGTCATCTTCAACTGACAAAATGCCGAGTGATGAGAATATCTGTCAG GTGTCCACAACTTGAGACCTTGTCTTTGAAGCGCAGCAACATGGCACAGGCTGTGCTGAATTGTCCTCTCTTGCATCTCCTTGATATAGGGTCTTGCCACAAGCTTACAGATGCAGCAATTCGTTCAGCAGCAATTTCATGCCCCCAGTTAGAGTCTTTAGACATGTCGAATTGTTCATGTGTGAGTGATGAGACACTGCGTGAAATAGCCCTCACTTGTGCTAATCTCCACATTCTTAATGCATCTTATTGTCCAAACATATCACTTGAG TCTGTTAGGATGCCAATGTTAACTGTTCTCAAGCTTCATAGCTGTGAGGGCATCACTTCAGCTTCAATGTCTGCGATTGCATATAGTTATATGCTGGAG gttttggAGCTTGACAATTGCAGTCTTCTGACTTCTGTGTCCTTGGATCTCCCTCGCCTGCAAAACATAAGATTAGTACATTGTCGAAA ATTTGCTGATCTGAACTTACAAAGTATCATGCTATCATCTATAATGTTGTCTAATTGCCCAGCCCTTCATCGAATCAATATCACTTCTAATTTGCTTCAA AAATTAGCGTTGCAGAAACAGGAAAACCTAACAACATTAGCATTGCAGTGTCAATATTTGCAAGAAGTGGACCTCACAGATTGTGAATCTCTGACTAATTCTATTTGTGAAGTTTTTAGTGATGGTGGTGGATGCCCTATGCTAAAATCATTGGTTCTTGATAATTGCGAG GCCTTGACAGCTGTGCGATTCCACAGCACTTCTTTAGTCAGTCTTTCCCTAGTTGGTTGTCGTGCTATTACTGCTCTTGATCTGGCGTGCCCTTCTCTAGAGCTTGTTTGTTTGGATGGCTGTGATCATCTTGAGGAAGCATCATTCTGCCCA GTTGCTCTCCGATCACTCAATTTGGGAATATGTCCCAAATTGAAAATCCTTAGCATTGAAGCACCATGCATGGTGTCCCTTGAGTTAAAAGGATGTGGTGTATTATCTGAAGCATCTATTAATTGTCCCCTCTTGACGGCTCTGGATGCTTCATTTTGCAG CCAACTCAAGGATGACTGCTTGTCTGCAACCACTGCATCCTGCCCACTGATTGGGTCATTGATTTTAATGTCTTGCCCTTCTGTTGGTTCTGACGGACTACTTTCTTTGCAGCGGCTTCCACATTTGTCTGTTCTTGATTTGTCATACACTTTTTTGATGAATCTGCAGCCAGTGTTCGACTCTTGTTTGCAACTGAAG GTACTAAAATTACAAGCATGCAAATATCTTACTGACACATCATTGGAGCCTCTTTACAAGGATGGTGCTCTTCCAGCACTTCAGGAGTTGGACTTGTCTTATGGGACCCTTTGTCAATCTGCAATCGAAGAGCTTCTTGCTTGTTGTAGACACCTTACTCATTTGAGCTTGAATGGCTGTGTAAATATGCATGACCTGAATTGGGGATGCAGTGGTGGTCAGCTTTCTGAGTTGCCAGGCAAATTTAGTTCATCTGCCTTGTTCTCTCATGAGAATATTCTTGTGCCACCTGAGCAGCCAAATCGCTTATTGCAGAACCTGAACTGTGTTGGTTGTCCGAATATTAGGAAAGTTGTCATTCCACCAGTGGCCCTTTGTTTGCATCTGTCTTCACTAAACCTTTCTTTATCTGCCAATTTGAAGGAAGTCGATGTTGTTTGCTTTAATTTGTGCTTTCTTAATTTGAG CAATTGTTGCTCCTTGGAAATATTGAAGCTTGAGTGTCCAAGGCTGACTAGTCTTTTTCTCCAG TCTTGTAACATTGAGGAGGAAGCTGTTGAAGCTGCCATATCTCAATGTGGCATGCTGGAGACTCTTGATGTACGTTTTTGTCCGAAG ATATGCTCAATAAGCATGGGCCGATTACGTGCAGCATGCCCGAGTTTAAAGCGCATCTTTAGTAGCTTGTCACCCTCGTAA